GCTTTAAATGTGCTCATATTGGGGCCGGAAACGAAAGGGAAAATCCTTGAAGAAATAAGTGGATGAGGTGTTCATCAACTGGCACCCACTCTGGCGCTTTTCCTGTTCTTCACTCCATTCTCACATGGATCGACTGTCAACTGCGATAGATCCTGTACACTGACGGAAACCGCAATGAACACTCGAAGAAACGAGAATCCGACAGCCATAATTGCATGCGACGTCATGCGAAAGGAACTCGAAGCTGCTGCCGATGGCTCTCAAATTCAGTTCCATTTCCTGGATCAAGGTCTGCACCGGACGCCTCAAGAGATGGCTGGAATAATTCAGCAAGAAATAGACACTCTTGAAAGCGTTTCGAAAATCGTCCTCGGTTATGGTTTGTGCTCCGGTGGAATCAAGGGTGTTAAACCGCGTGGGGCGCAATTGATAATTCCCAGATGTCATGATTGTATTCCGCTGTTCTTCGGTTCCCTTGAAAAATACGATCTTATGTTCAAAGCAAGGCCTGGCACTTATTACTTGACGCCGGGGTG
The sequence above is a segment of the Desulfomonile tiedjei DSM 6799 genome. Coding sequences within it:
- a CDS encoding DUF1638 domain-containing protein encodes the protein MNTRRNENPTAIIACDVMRKELEAAADGSQIQFHFLDQGLHRTPQEMAGIIQQEIDTLESVSKIVLGYGLCSGGIKGVKPRGAQLIIPRCHDCIPLFFGSLEKYDLMFKARPGTYYLTPGWVAAKKDPLGIIYDDYAPKHGLETAFWVMEEELKHYTHIALIDTKVGNCPELKTRAKENCSILKKDYDEIEGSLSYFERLIHGPYTPEEFVTIEAGGEITEAHFFGYLGRSQ